A genomic stretch from Empedobacter stercoris includes:
- a CDS encoding DUF7017 domain-containing protein, with protein sequence MNNNQQIKELRQEGKLQEALDLALINLGNEPENIWNKRAIGWVYYDFLKAHSEKGDFEAFITVIDNILNLELNDEQMLINNLIWPINKMAYQLANSNPIDNNKSDILFQKIYSLNFEKPSQNFSILIKSLHKLFKDNPKYISVIDWVGLENLNEHDFQEEEFNNRKIMALAQQVFISYAKHLEQGISLDAYGGQKEFDREKINWFLPKLDQIINDYPQYVYPPYFKAKLLLRIGGDNIMESYLPFARQKRNDYWVWQLMAEIHKNNSEIVFSSYAKALTLKTSDDFLVKIRQTFADLLIQKNMFSEAKYEIENIVSVKNKGGFKIPFQITQWQNSDWYINTNSTKNNFNLYKENSSLAEELLYQDIPEELAIIDYVNLEKGIISFTINKNKRGFFKYNGNIKALRIGDSIMIRFNGKPKENFYKIYSLKKSNTKHDFLKEISGVVKIIPAGIGFLEDVFIEKSLLEKKGIIDGESINGTALLSFNKKKNDWGWKMLKIHDN encoded by the coding sequence ATGAATAATAATCAACAAATAAAAGAATTAAGACAAGAAGGTAAATTACAAGAAGCCTTAGATTTAGCATTGATTAATTTAGGAAATGAACCTGAAAATATTTGGAATAAAAGAGCTATAGGTTGGGTTTATTATGATTTTTTAAAAGCACATTCTGAAAAAGGTGATTTTGAAGCTTTTATTACTGTAATTGACAATATTCTCAATTTAGAGTTAAACGATGAACAAATGCTAATCAATAATCTGATTTGGCCTATTAACAAAATGGCTTATCAGTTAGCTAATAGCAATCCGATTGATAATAATAAATCTGACATTCTATTTCAGAAAATTTATAGTTTGAATTTTGAAAAACCTTCACAAAATTTTTCAATACTAATAAAATCTTTGCATAAATTATTTAAAGATAATCCTAAATATATTTCGGTTATCGATTGGGTTGGGTTAGAGAATTTAAATGAACATGATTTTCAAGAAGAAGAATTCAATAACCGTAAAATAATGGCATTAGCTCAACAAGTTTTTATTAGTTATGCTAAGCATTTAGAGCAGGGAATATCATTAGATGCTTATGGAGGGCAAAAAGAATTTGATAGGGAAAAAATAAATTGGTTTTTACCAAAACTAGATCAAATAATTAATGACTATCCTCAATATGTATATCCACCATATTTTAAGGCCAAATTATTATTACGTATTGGAGGTGATAATATAATGGAGAGTTACTTACCTTTTGCAAGACAAAAAAGAAACGACTATTGGGTATGGCAATTAATGGCAGAAATCCATAAAAATAATTCTGAGATTGTTTTTAGTTCATATGCGAAAGCTTTAACACTAAAAACATCTGATGATTTTTTGGTTAAAATTAGACAAACATTTGCAGATCTATTAATTCAAAAAAATATGTTCTCAGAAGCAAAATATGAAATAGAAAATATTGTTTCGGTTAAAAATAAAGGTGGATTTAAAATCCCATTTCAAATAACTCAATGGCAGAATTCTGATTGGTACATTAACACTAATTCTACTAAAAATAATTTCAATCTTTACAAAGAGAATAGTAGTTTAGCAGAAGAATTATTATATCAAGATATTCCTGAAGAACTTGCTATAATTGATTATGTAAATCTTGAAAAAGGAATAATTTCTTTTACTATAAATAAAAATAAAAGAGGTTTTTTTAAATATAATGGAAATATTAAAGCTTTAAGGATCGGAGATAGTATAATGATTCGATTTAATGGTAAACCAAAAGAAAATTTTTATAAAATTTATTCTTTAAAGAAAAGTAATACAAAACATGATTTTTTAAAAGAAATTTCTGGAGTCGTTAAAATTATACCGGCTGGAATAGGATTTCTTGAAGATGTTTTTATTGAAAAGTCATTGCTAGAAAAAAAAGGTATTATAGATGGAGAGTCTATAAATGGAACTGCATTGTTATCTTTTAATAAAAAGAAAAACGATTGGGGTTGGAAAATGTTGAAAATTCATGATAACTAA
- a CDS encoding AAA family ATPase yields MKNYIQVNNFRKYISTPEIELNDLNFFVGTNSSGKSTIVKSYLLIYNFLKSGKLFEIDFSDALYKDLNIQDFKKQICQFSDNNDTMKFNVSLNDFNFELELGEHQKSNFAKVLLFKITDLKNNIAYKYHFKKGNLMNLPIGYDSENSEMMYGDQLTENLFTVSFINNQDYVEDILDMIKKDEMMNTNDEFTLELLAKEYVILSNGEEFSDYSIDFIPLNYNLPNNLNNAIKSTLKDYDDLLGKEIKFLIDDYIEKYNPTKEEIVAHYRIKSILKSENFYDKIFFTGNRLLDFIEDNNLLFLPLAFKKYTNLNSIVDKSNDLAQLVHNYYSAEDKSKNLATEFINYWIGKEHFNIGKSFEINFYGGEAYEILIIENEGVKIPLTDKGTGNVQIFKILLLIATQIKSYVFNPTIILEEPELNLHPSLQSKLADLLISTYNDSNKYHHSKDSKFQFIVETHSEYLIRRLQVLSIQNKLDRNNLSITYFPTELNQDPYQLKINKDGSLDKNFGSGFFDEAGNHMLELMRFNLTSKN; encoded by the coding sequence ATGAAAAATTACATACAAGTAAATAATTTTAGAAAATATATTTCAACTCCTGAGATTGAGTTGAATGATTTAAACTTTTTTGTCGGAACAAATAGTTCTGGTAAATCGACAATCGTAAAATCATATTTATTGATTTATAATTTTCTTAAATCAGGAAAATTATTTGAAATTGATTTTTCTGATGCTCTTTATAAAGATTTAAATATTCAGGATTTCAAAAAGCAAATTTGCCAATTTTCTGACAATAATGATACTATGAAGTTTAATGTATCTTTAAATGATTTTAATTTTGAATTAGAACTTGGAGAGCATCAAAAATCAAATTTCGCAAAAGTTTTATTGTTTAAAATTACAGATTTAAAAAACAATATTGCTTATAAGTATCATTTTAAAAAAGGAAATTTAATGAATTTACCTATCGGATATGATTCTGAAAATAGTGAAATGATGTATGGAGATCAACTAACTGAAAATTTATTTACAGTTTCATTTATAAATAATCAAGATTATGTCGAGGATATATTAGATATGATCAAGAAAGATGAAATGATGAATACTAATGATGAATTTACTTTAGAACTATTAGCAAAAGAGTATGTTATATTATCAAATGGAGAAGAGTTTAGTGATTATTCAATTGATTTTATTCCATTAAATTACAATTTACCTAATAATTTAAATAATGCTATAAAAAGTACTTTAAAAGATTATGATGATTTATTAGGAAAAGAAATTAAATTCTTAATTGATGATTATATAGAAAAATACAATCCAACAAAAGAAGAAATTGTAGCTCATTATAGAATTAAATCTATTTTAAAATCCGAAAATTTTTATGATAAAATCTTTTTTACAGGGAATAGATTATTAGACTTTATAGAAGATAATAATTTGCTTTTTCTTCCTTTAGCGTTCAAAAAATATACTAATTTGAATTCAATAGTAGATAAGAGTAATGATTTAGCTCAATTAGTTCATAATTATTATTCAGCTGAAGATAAAAGTAAAAATTTAGCAACTGAATTTATAAATTATTGGATAGGAAAGGAACATTTTAATATCGGTAAATCTTTTGAAATTAACTTTTATGGTGGAGAAGCTTACGAAATTTTAATCATTGAAAATGAAGGTGTCAAAATACCTTTGACAGATAAAGGGACTGGAAATGTTCAAATTTTTAAAATCTTATTATTAATTGCAACTCAAATAAAGAGTTATGTTTTTAATCCCACAATTATTTTGGAAGAACCTGAATTGAATTTACATCCTTCTCTTCAATCTAAGTTGGCAGATTTGTTAATTTCAACTTATAATGATTCGAATAAATATCATCATTCAAAAGATTCAAAGTTTCAATTTATAGTAGAAACCCATTCTGAATATTTAATTCGTCGATTACAGGTATTATCAATTCAAAATAAATTGGATCGAAATAATTTAAGTATCACATATTTCCCAACAGAATTAAATCAAGATCCATATCAATTGAAGATAAATAAGGACGGTTCTTTAGACAAGAACTTTGGTTCTGGATTCTTTGATGAAGCTGGAAATCATATGCTTGAATTGATGAGATTTAATTTGACAAGTAAGAATTAA
- a CDS encoding ATP-dependent DNA helicase, which translates to MDILNYFGHLELTNDQHKAIELLNNFIVNDEHIFLLKGYAGTGKTTLLAGLIKYLDSIGKAHEVMAPTGRASKILRNKTGYGKTIHRSIYKLESVDVIQNKEEETNALIEIKYPIRSLENDGSILIIDESSMISSRESKQALFKFGTDNLLKDLLTYAQIIDKKTKIIFVGDPAQLLPVGDNKSWAFDRSLFTSKNFLVNEYELKEVKRQDKNLILENSNIIRQVIDNEKVTELIFNYDNYSFKKIGQNEIIENYLIENPIPELNSSIIIAYSNNACYEYNYLIREQYFPNNKTISEGDIVQIVSNVYSGVTEIFNGDFAKILTVSQSTESISAPVYTEVNGKKIKKVITVNFRNVIIKLDNYSDAIPVKIVDDLLHSRNRDLTYEEITAIYLNFVIKFNEQQNILKEKGLESSEVGSKVFKDELLSDPYVNAVRCKFGYAITCHKAQGGEWDKVFIDYTGRVSLKKDPLRWCYTATTRGVNKVYAINPPHFTKFKKFEIGNITKISKIPKEAIIFENIIQSPFHSESQHLCKSKKYWDILSLLEGTNYSINNVFSTDYLERYTIENNGDLLILEGYHNGNGYFEKPFKLTSGNDQKLVDIFNQPPKLNYKINYQPSSLIFEELYSFIQSICLELEIYISNIVESIENNYINYYFISDNYYSNIQFYFNKEGNLTKALPKTNNIEKDIKFSNLLTKLKELSNE; encoded by the coding sequence ATGGATATATTGAATTACTTCGGCCATTTAGAATTAACGAACGATCAACATAAAGCGATAGAATTATTAAACAATTTTATTGTTAATGATGAGCACATATTCCTATTAAAAGGATATGCAGGAACTGGTAAGACAACTTTATTAGCAGGACTCATAAAATATTTAGATTCTATAGGGAAAGCTCATGAAGTAATGGCGCCTACGGGTCGAGCATCTAAAATATTAAGAAATAAAACAGGATATGGTAAAACAATTCATCGTTCAATTTATAAATTAGAATCAGTTGATGTTATTCAGAATAAAGAAGAGGAAACAAATGCTTTAATAGAAATAAAATATCCAATAAGATCTTTAGAAAATGATGGTAGTATCTTAATTATTGATGAATCTTCTATGATTTCATCAAGAGAATCAAAACAGGCTTTATTTAAGTTTGGAACAGATAATTTATTGAAAGATCTTTTGACATATGCTCAAATAATTGATAAAAAAACAAAAATAATTTTTGTTGGAGATCCAGCACAATTATTACCTGTAGGAGATAATAAATCTTGGGCATTTGATAGGTCACTATTCACAAGTAAGAATTTTTTAGTTAATGAATATGAATTAAAAGAAGTAAAGAGGCAAGATAAAAACTTAATTTTAGAAAACTCGAACATTATTCGTCAAGTTATAGATAACGAAAAAGTAACTGAATTAATTTTTAATTATGATAACTACTCTTTTAAAAAAATAGGTCAAAATGAAATTATAGAAAATTATTTAATAGAAAATCCAATCCCAGAATTAAACTCAAGTATAATCATTGCTTATTCTAATAATGCTTGTTATGAATACAATTATTTAATTCGGGAACAATATTTTCCTAATAACAAGACAATTTCTGAAGGTGATATTGTACAAATTGTTAGTAATGTATACTCTGGAGTGACAGAGATTTTTAATGGAGATTTCGCAAAAATACTTACTGTTTCTCAATCTACTGAAAGTATTTCAGCTCCTGTTTATACTGAAGTTAATGGAAAAAAAATTAAGAAAGTAATCACAGTCAATTTTAGAAATGTAATTATTAAATTAGATAATTATTCTGATGCTATTCCAGTAAAAATAGTAGATGATTTATTGCATTCTCGCAATAGAGACTTGACATATGAAGAAATAACAGCAATTTATCTAAACTTCGTGATCAAATTTAATGAACAACAGAATATTTTAAAAGAAAAAGGATTAGAGAGTTCTGAAGTAGGGTCTAAAGTTTTTAAAGATGAATTATTATCTGATCCATATGTAAATGCTGTTAGATGTAAATTTGGTTATGCTATTACTTGTCACAAAGCTCAAGGTGGGGAATGGGATAAAGTATTTATAGATTACACAGGACGTGTTAGCTTAAAGAAAGACCCCTTAAGATGGTGTTACACTGCTACAACAAGAGGTGTAAACAAAGTGTATGCTATCAATCCACCACATTTTACTAAGTTTAAAAAATTTGAAATAGGTAATATTACTAAAATTTCTAAAATACCAAAAGAAGCAATAATTTTTGAAAATATTATACAATCTCCTTTTCATTCTGAAAGTCAACATTTATGTAAAAGTAAAAAATATTGGGATATTCTTTCTTTATTAGAAGGAACTAATTATTCAATTAACAATGTTTTTTCTACTGATTATTTAGAAAGATATACAATAGAAAACAATGGAGATTTATTAATCCTAGAAGGGTATCATAATGGAAATGGTTATTTCGAAAAACCATTTAAACTAACTTCAGGAAATGATCAAAAACTTGTAGATATATTTAATCAACCTCCCAAATTAAATTATAAAATAAATTATCAGCCTTCTTCCTTAATATTTGAAGAGTTATACTCTTTTATTCAATCTATCTGCTTGGAATTGGAAATTTATATTTCAAATATTGTTGAAAGTATAGAAAATAATTATATAAACTATTACTTTATATCAGATAACTACTATTCAAATATTCAATTTTATTTTAATAAAGAAGGTAATCTGACGAAAGCTTTACCTAAAACAAATAATATAGAAAAAGACATAAAATTTTCTAACCTTTTAACTAAATTAAAAGAACTTTCTAATGAATAA
- a CDS encoding restriction endonuclease subunit S: protein MEKVLLTDICRPKQWKTISTSQLKENGYPVFGANGIIGFYDEYTHEEPTLLITCRGATCGTLNISLPKSYVNGNAMALDNLSKDYDLKFLYYYLSQRGFNDVISGSAQPQITRENLSKVKVLKPALEIQKQIVEKLDKAQEIIRYNEEIIAKYDALTQSLFLDMFGDPVKNEKGWEMVNFENVMSLKRGYDLPVQDRIKDGKIPVFGSNGILDYHDTYKTDKPCLITGRSGTIGLIHKSIEPCWPLNTSLYSYKTNDNNIIFLEYLLRYFKIERFSHGAGVPTLDRKLVHKENIPNIPLELQNQFAERVSAIETQKQLAVQALQQSENLFNSLLQQAFKK, encoded by the coding sequence ATGGAGAAAGTATTATTAACAGATATTTGCAGACCAAAACAATGGAAGACGATTTCTACTTCACAATTAAAAGAGAATGGTTATCCAGTTTTTGGAGCAAACGGTATTATTGGCTTTTATGATGAATACACTCACGAAGAACCAACGTTATTAATTACTTGTCGTGGTGCTACTTGCGGAACTTTAAACATTTCATTACCTAAATCTTATGTAAATGGTAATGCAATGGCTTTAGATAACTTATCAAAAGATTATGATTTAAAATTTTTATACTATTATTTATCTCAAAGAGGATTTAATGATGTTATTTCAGGTTCTGCTCAACCGCAGATTACAAGAGAAAACTTATCAAAAGTAAAAGTATTAAAACCCGCATTAGAAATCCAAAAGCAAATTGTCGAAAAGCTGGACAAGGCACAAGAAATCATCCGTTACAACGAAGAAATCATCGCCAAATACGATGCCCTTACCCAATCGCTCTTCCTCGATATGTTTGGCGATCCCGTGAAAAATGAAAAAGGGTGGGAAATGGTTAATTTTGAAAATGTAATGAGTTTAAAAAGAGGATATGATTTACCTGTTCAAGATAGAATTAAAGATGGAAAAATACCAGTTTTTGGTTCTAACGGAATTTTAGATTATCACGATACTTATAAAACAGATAAACCTTGTTTAATAACAGGAAGATCTGGTACAATAGGATTAATTCATAAGTCTATAGAGCCTTGTTGGCCTTTAAATACTTCATTGTATTCTTACAAGACTAATGATAATAATATTATTTTCTTAGAATATTTATTAAGGTATTTTAAAATTGAAAGGTTTTCTCACGGTGCAGGTGTTCCAACTTTAGATAGAAAATTAGTTCATAAAGAAAATATTCCAAATATTCCACTTGAACTTCAAAACCAATTCGCAGAAAGGGTTTCGGCAATAGAAACACAAAAACAGTTGGCAGTACAAGCCTTGCAACAAAGCGAAAATTTATTCAACAGCTTATTGCAACAAGCATTTAAAAAGTAA
- a CDS encoding class I SAM-dependent DNA methyltransferase: MITGEIKSQIDKIWNDFWTGGISNPLTVIEQFTYLIFLKQLDDRQILIEKEIAMLGASHKELIYSDKQKPLRWSFFKDKEPEEMMEIFTVKKPELDNITAFDFMKTIGADGGKFSEYMKGATFMIATPKLLDKVVQQIDKLPLDKKDTKGDLYEYMLSKIAEAGTNGQFRTPRHIIRMMVELMQPTKEETVCDPAMGTAGFLVNVSQYIQEKHNDWFLDEEFRNHYNSKMFNGIEIDPSMMRIAMMNLQLHGIDNPVAIDGSALAESNAIANEYSLILANPPFKGALDYDEVEKSLLQTTKTKKTELLFLSLILRMLKLGGRAAVIVPDGVLFGSSTAHKNIRKELVEKQLLQGVISMPSGVFKPYAGVSTAILIFTKTNSGGTDNVWFYDMKADGYSLDDKRNLLISEEALAQVFSEPENILEEVADKCDIPSILMDWHKLQTLDKSAVAELVEARTQQSFLVQKAEIVANDYDLSINRYKEVVYEEVHYNAPKDIIEDIKKLDAQRQAAIVELEKLLA, encoded by the coding sequence ATGATAACAGGCGAAATCAAATCTCAAATCGATAAAATTTGGAACGACTTCTGGACAGGAGGAATTTCTAATCCATTAACGGTTATCGAACAATTTACCTACCTAATTTTCTTGAAACAATTAGACGACAGACAAATCCTAATTGAAAAAGAAATCGCAATGTTAGGGGCATCTCATAAAGAATTAATCTATTCTGATAAGCAAAAACCATTGCGTTGGAGTTTCTTTAAAGACAAAGAACCAGAAGAGATGATGGAGATTTTCACGGTAAAGAAACCTGAATTAGACAACATCACAGCATTCGATTTTATGAAAACCATTGGTGCCGATGGCGGTAAGTTTTCAGAATACATGAAAGGGGCAACTTTTATGATTGCAACGCCTAAATTATTGGATAAAGTCGTTCAACAAATCGATAAATTACCGCTCGATAAAAAAGATACCAAAGGAGATTTGTACGAATATATGTTGTCTAAAATTGCCGAAGCGGGTACAAATGGACAATTCCGTACACCTCGCCACATCATTCGTATGATGGTCGAATTAATGCAACCAACAAAAGAAGAAACGGTATGCGACCCTGCCATGGGAACTGCGGGTTTCTTAGTCAATGTAAGCCAATACATCCAAGAAAAACACAACGATTGGTTCCTAGACGAAGAGTTCCGTAACCACTACAACAGTAAGATGTTTAATGGAATTGAAATCGACCCGTCGATGATGCGTATCGCGATGATGAATTTACAATTACATGGCATTGATAATCCTGTAGCAATCGATGGAAGCGCTTTAGCCGAAAGCAATGCCATTGCCAACGAATATTCATTAATTTTAGCCAATCCACCATTCAAAGGAGCTTTAGATTATGATGAGGTAGAAAAAAGTTTGTTGCAAACAACCAAAACCAAGAAAACCGAATTGTTATTCTTGTCGCTTATTTTACGCATGCTAAAATTAGGCGGTCGTGCAGCAGTTATTGTTCCAGATGGCGTTTTGTTTGGGAGTTCTACCGCGCACAAAAACATCCGCAAAGAGTTGGTAGAAAAGCAATTGTTGCAAGGGGTAATCTCAATGCCGAGTGGTGTTTTCAAACCCTATGCAGGGGTTTCTACAGCGATATTAATCTTTACAAAGACCAACTCTGGAGGTACAGATAACGTTTGGTTTTATGATATGAAAGCCGATGGATATAGCTTAGACGACAAGCGCAATCTACTGATTTCTGAAGAAGCTTTAGCTCAAGTTTTCTCAGAACCCGAAAATATACTAGAAGAAGTTGCTGACAAATGCGATATCCCATCTATTCTAATGGATTGGCACAAACTACAAACATTAGATAAAAGTGCGGTTGCTGAGCTTGTCGAAGCACGCACTCAACAATCCTTCCTTGTCCAGAAAGCCGAAATTGTAGCCAACGATTACGACCTAAGCATTAACCGATACAAAGAAGTCGTTTACGAAGAAGTACACTACAATGCACCAAAAGACATTATCGAAGACATCAAAAAGTTAGACGCCCAACGCCAAGCTGCTATTGTAGAACTGGAAAAACTTTTAGCGTAA
- a CDS encoding exodeoxyribonuclease VII large subunit yields the protein MNNTIEQNVHIYSPSSIIGIFNNALKIKETVSLVFLKGKYVYGQGKSYAGYYYDFVYSESSPVSIGVKISSLLRTKIINNEAYVLRGFIEKKIKNSSIELVFVVDEIIQQEEKTISEEDLQKFEILQKKLNQDSKDLETFIREKLSNKETIRIANIYGHNAIVQRDFYEGLGIAANEFLIDDYTCNITSATSIFDKLSELKIKDYDIIGIVRGGGDKQSFDAFDDVKLANYFISINSLMITAIGHTVDETLLDKLSDKRFNLPLDYGVGLNKIIEKLTLEKSNSRAALINEVKLDVTKQFNEQVKTLETQLNKRNLEFKALQESSQKSVKDLSEEIQKMNKSRTEEIEKTKKDLAEIYQKNSTISIENEKNKNKLELQRLNQEISNLKNAKNEGTPIYVYIIILIIGLILGAVLFK from the coding sequence ATGAACAACACAATCGAACAAAACGTTCATATATATTCCCCAAGCTCTATTATAGGCATTTTTAATAATGCATTAAAAATAAAAGAAACAGTTTCCTTAGTCTTTTTAAAAGGAAAGTATGTATATGGTCAAGGAAAATCATATGCAGGTTATTATTATGATTTTGTTTATTCAGAAAGTTCGCCTGTAAGCATTGGAGTAAAAATATCGTCGTTGTTACGAACTAAAATTATAAATAACGAAGCTTACGTTTTAAGAGGTTTTATCGAAAAGAAAATTAAAAATTCTAGTATAGAATTAGTTTTTGTGGTGGATGAAATTATTCAACAAGAAGAAAAGACGATTTCTGAAGAAGATTTACAAAAATTTGAAATTCTTCAAAAGAAGTTGAATCAAGATTCTAAAGATTTAGAAACTTTTATTCGAGAAAAACTATCTAACAAAGAAACAATTAGAATAGCCAATATCTATGGTCATAATGCAATAGTACAACGTGATTTTTATGAAGGATTAGGTATTGCAGCAAATGAATTTCTGATTGATGACTATACGTGTAACATAACTTCGGCAACATCAATTTTTGATAAATTATCCGAATTAAAAATCAAAGATTACGATATTATTGGTATAGTACGAGGTGGTGGTGATAAACAAAGTTTTGATGCTTTTGATGATGTTAAACTGGCTAATTATTTTATTTCAATCAATTCTTTAATGATTACCGCTATTGGACATACAGTTGATGAAACTTTGCTTGATAAATTATCAGACAAAAGATTTAATCTTCCTTTGGATTACGGTGTGGGATTAAATAAAATTATCGAGAAATTAACGTTAGAAAAATCAAATTCAAGAGCCGCATTAATCAATGAAGTGAAATTAGATGTTACCAAACAATTTAACGAGCAAGTTAAAACTTTAGAAACTCAATTAAATAAAAGGAATTTAGAGTTTAAAGCGCTACAAGAATCTTCTCAAAAATCTGTAAAAGATTTGTCTGAGGAAATTCAAAAAATGAATAAATCTCGAACAGAAGAAATTGAAAAAACTAAAAAAGATTTAGCAGAAATCTATCAAAAGAATTCAACTATTTCAATTGAAAATGAAAAAAATAAAAACAAACTTGAGTTACAAAGATTAAATCAAGAAATTTCAAATCTTAAGAATGCTAAAAATGAAGGTACACCAATTTATGTTTATATAATTATATTGATTATTGGATTAATATTAGGAGCTGTTCTCTTTAAGTAA
- a CDS encoding helix-turn-helix transcriptional regulator → MAVNKNALIRYKTLDKCFSNPYRKYYINDLIEACNAVLTAHYAVETTVSRRQLFMDIDFMRSDAGYQAPIDSLKDGRKVYYRYEDLNFSILNKPLTQDEQLALENTVELLSRIKGIPGVNALENLETKLIDVQNNSSKMNIISFEENEFLVGLEFLTPLYNYIKNSQVLRITYQSYKSEQEQEFIISPYYLKQYNNRWFLFGWNHYANYIQNLALDRIIEIKIYDEIYKKSELDFDEYFEDIIGVSNDLSKEVEKVKIVLSDNIIPYIKSKPIHGSQKIIDNNLYLQVKLNYELESLILSYGENMKVLEPIELIDKLKERVQKMKEFY, encoded by the coding sequence ATGGCGGTCAATAAAAATGCATTAATTCGGTACAAAACATTAGATAAATGTTTTAGTAATCCATATCGCAAGTATTATATCAATGATTTGATAGAAGCTTGTAATGCCGTTTTAACAGCTCATTATGCCGTAGAAACTACTGTTTCTCGTCGTCAGCTTTTTATGGATATTGATTTTATGAGAAGTGACGCAGGTTATCAAGCTCCTATTGATTCTTTGAAAGATGGACGAAAAGTATATTATCGATATGAAGACCTTAATTTTTCGATTTTAAATAAACCATTAACTCAAGATGAGCAATTAGCTTTGGAAAATACGGTTGAATTATTATCACGTATCAAAGGAATTCCTGGTGTTAATGCATTAGAAAATCTTGAAACAAAATTAATTGATGTTCAAAATAATTCTTCAAAAATGAATATTATTTCTTTTGAAGAAAATGAATTCTTAGTTGGTTTAGAATTTTTAACTCCACTCTATAATTACATTAAAAACTCTCAGGTTTTAAGAATCACTTATCAATCGTATAAATCAGAGCAAGAACAAGAATTTATTATTTCACCTTATTATCTAAAGCAGTACAATAATCGTTGGTTTCTTTTTGGTTGGAATCATTATGCTAATTATATTCAAAACTTAGCATTGGATAGAATTATAGAAATTAAAATCTATGATGAAATCTATAAAAAATCTGAACTAGATTTTGATGAATATTTTGAGGATATAATTGGAGTAAGCAATGATTTATCAAAAGAAGTAGAAAAAGTAAAAATAGTGTTATCCGATAATATTATTCCTTACATCAAGTCAAAACCAATCCATGGTTCTCAGAAAATTATTGATAACAATTTGTATTTACAAGTGAAACTAAATTATGAGTTAGAATCTTTAATCCTTTCCTATGGCGAGAATATGAAAGTTTTAGAACCAATTGAATTGATTGATAAATTAAAAGAAAGAGTACAAAAAATGAAAGAGTTTTATTAG
- a CDS encoding HIRAN domain-containing protein, with protein MKTKREHLANFHIAGLTFYEAALCFKKLKVGTELRLELETENKFDARAVAIYYNDYKLGFVPRSENRIFYKLLVMDYNSIFDVVIQQVDPTEHPEQQIRVVVHLKQNNIQEN; from the coding sequence ATGAAAACAAAAAGAGAACATTTAGCAAACTTTCACATTGCGGGACTTACTTTTTACGAAGCTGCATTATGTTTCAAAAAACTAAAAGTCGGAACAGAATTACGTTTAGAATTAGAAACCGAAAATAAATTCGATGCCAGAGCTGTAGCCATTTATTACAACGATTACAAATTAGGTTTTGTACCTCGTTCAGAAAATAGAATATTCTATAAATTGCTTGTCATGGACTATAATAGTATCTTTGACGTGGTGATACAACAAGTAGATCCTACCGAACATCCCGAACAACAAATTCGTGTAGTTGTTCATCTTAAACAAAATAACATTCAAGAAAATTAA
- a CDS encoding exodeoxyribonuclease X C-terminal domain-containing protein — protein MRELKLYTENTILDFGKYKRSTIKYVLDSNPEYLKWCIENVSWFIIGEDLFAPIFKTHYEMELLHAMLNETKQPTFAEVISGFKKINDSKFKELEILKNQNYEDDDYFDDDYYDDWINDMQDNWLSYAAGTDDPETMNDVYWNLD, from the coding sequence ATGAGAGAGCTAAAATTATATACAGAAAATACAATTCTTGATTTTGGAAAATACAAAAGAAGTACTATTAAATATGTATTAGATTCTAATCCAGAATATTTGAAATGGTGTATAGAAAATGTAAGTTGGTTTATTATTGGAGAAGATTTGTTTGCACCAATTTTTAAGACTCATTATGAAATGGAATTATTGCATGCGATGTTAAATGAAACAAAGCAGCCTACTTTTGCAGAGGTAATCTCTGGATTTAAAAAGATCAACGATTCTAAATTTAAAGAATTAGAAATATTGAAAAATCAAAATTATGAAGATGATGATTATTTTGATGATGATTACTACGACGATTGGATAAATGACATGCAAGACAATTGGTTATCTTATGCAGCAGGTACTGATGATCCTGAAACAATGAATGATGTTTATTGGAACTTAGATTAA